GTGCAGCTGCTCGATGACGAGCGCGATCACGGACGGCAGCGGAGCCAGTCCTGCGGGCACGACGGCGCCGGCGGCGAAGGCGGCGAGCATGTCGGTGTCGGCGTTGAGCTCGATGCCGAGGACGACGTCCTCCTTCGACGCGAAGTGGTTGAAGAACGTCCGGCGGGACACCCCGACGCGCTCGCAGAGCTTCTCGATCGTGAAGCCCTGCAGCCCTCCGTCGACGACGGCGCGACGGGCCTCGGCTACCATGCGTCGCCGGAGGGCGCGGGTACGTTCAGCGGTGCTCACCGAGCAAGAATTGCACTCCCGAGCGGACAGTGCAATTCAGCGTGGGAGATTCCCAGCGAGGCGACCGGCAGCGGAGTCAGAGCGTCTTCGCGAAGCAGTACGACCAGGGCATCGTCTCGGCGTACGGCTCGTACACGTCGATACGGTCCCACCCGGTCTTCTCGTAGAGCGCGACGGCCTCGGGCTGCTTGTCCCCGGTCTGCAGGATCAACCGCTCGGCACCCTGCTCGCGACCGACCCGGGCGCACTCGTCGAGCAGCGCCGTCGCCGCACCCTTGCCCCGCGCCGCGGCGAGGACGATGAGGCGCTTCAGCTCGATCTCGTCCCCGAGGCGACGGACCGCGATGTGCCCGAGCACCGTGCCGTCCTCGTCCACGGCGAGCAGGGAGGTCACGACGCTCGACGGGTCGACCGCCAGCACGCGGTTGCGCTCGGCGCTCACCTCGGGCGCCTCGCCCGGGTTCCCGTCGCCGTAG
The sequence above is drawn from the Curtobacterium sp. L6-1 genome and encodes:
- a CDS encoding GNAT family N-acetyltransferase; the protein is MITIERVPWEDPRGVALRATMDEEMHERYGDGNPGEAPEVSAERNRVLAVDPSSVVTSLLAVDEDGTVLGHIAVRRLGDEIELKRLIVLAAARGKGAATALLDECARVGREQGAERLILQTGDKQPEAVALYEKTGWDRIDVYEPYAETMPWSYCFAKTL